One part of the Streptomyces sp. NBC_00286 genome encodes these proteins:
- a CDS encoding LacI family DNA-binding transcriptional regulator — translation MRSSRVWQRPTLGAVAARAGVSTATVSNALNGTGRLSEATRQRVLTAARELGYAPAGTARALARGGTGVLGLTMTTYGDLPVPYTVIPYYAQLALSAIGAAQERGYLLMVMPSSLSPWMWLNTPLDGVIHVGPRADDPVCSLLRERGIPMVCDGRPPQPRWGDAWVETDYDAGLRLLLDHLTEAGARRIGLSLPLHDDEYPHLIERAYASWCAERALPALVEEYASVPDYFTAERDAVGRLLDRDPRPDAVIGIYSDSGHNILAAARHHGLRVPRDLLVACISEDPDYGTTTPPVTTLSLRPDQVSDEAVDLLIALINAGTCVDRHRLVQPVLVPRRSTRGLLIPPPFSPSGRATARRQPRPSAQ, via the coding sequence ATGAGAAGCTCGCGTGTCTGGCAACGCCCCACGCTCGGCGCCGTGGCCGCACGGGCCGGGGTCTCCACCGCCACGGTGTCGAACGCGCTCAACGGCACCGGCCGGCTCTCCGAAGCGACCAGGCAGCGCGTGCTCACGGCGGCGCGCGAACTCGGTTACGCCCCGGCGGGCACCGCCCGTGCCCTGGCCCGCGGCGGCACCGGAGTGCTCGGTCTGACCATGACGACGTACGGCGACCTTCCCGTCCCGTACACCGTGATCCCGTACTACGCACAGCTGGCGCTGAGCGCCATCGGCGCTGCGCAGGAGCGCGGTTACCTGCTCATGGTGATGCCGAGTTCGTTGTCACCGTGGATGTGGCTCAACACGCCGTTGGACGGCGTCATCCATGTCGGTCCGCGCGCCGACGACCCGGTGTGTTCCCTCCTGCGGGAGCGTGGCATCCCCATGGTCTGCGACGGCCGGCCGCCCCAGCCGCGCTGGGGCGACGCATGGGTCGAAACCGACTACGACGCGGGCCTGCGCCTCCTGCTCGACCACCTCACCGAGGCCGGCGCCCGGCGGATCGGGCTCTCCCTGCCCCTGCACGACGACGAGTACCCGCACCTGATCGAGCGTGCCTATGCGTCCTGGTGCGCCGAACGCGCCCTGCCCGCCCTCGTCGAGGAGTACGCCTCCGTACCCGACTACTTCACGGCGGAACGGGATGCGGTCGGCCGGCTGCTCGACCGCGATCCGCGACCGGACGCCGTCATCGGCATCTACTCCGACTCCGGTCACAACATCCTCGCCGCCGCCCGGCACCACGGGCTTCGAGTACCGAGGGATCTGCTGGTGGCGTGCATCAGCGAGGATCCGGATTACGGGACGACGACCCCGCCCGTCACCACGCTCAGCCTGCGTCCGGACCAGGTGAGCGACGAAGCGGTCGACCTGCTGATCGCTCTCATCAACGCCGGCACCTGTGTGGACCGGCATCGGCTCGTACAGCCGGTCCTGGTCCCTCGCCGGTCCACACGAGGCTTGCTCATCCCGCCGCCGTTCAGTCCTTCCGGCCGGGCTACTGCTCGTCGGCAGCCACGTCCCAGTGCTCAATGA
- a CDS encoding nuclear transport factor 2 family protein yields the protein MRYRKTLPLLAAVACFATACGGASSTNQAAPSASSSAAGSSPASEASEERNKKLVLRLYSEAFNENKTDVVKELVGTDYVQHDKSVPGGADGQLKQFKDLKAKIPGAVATVKRVATDRDLVAVHWHASATPANEATGEAKVDLYRVGNGKLVEHWGITQTVPAKTANGNSLFSDVYRYPKGAPNLSEEQEEKNRKFAVDAYRKLSDGDANVIDKSWDPRYYQHNPAIANGTAPLKQFLQQGTQGDASPSSASTEGGGTRFGNTLADGDLVWVFSSDYVVADIFRVVDGKIIEHWDVAADEQ from the coding sequence GTGAGATACCGGAAGACTCTGCCCTTGCTTGCCGCCGTGGCCTGTTTCGCGACCGCCTGCGGTGGCGCGTCCAGCACCAACCAGGCCGCCCCGTCGGCCAGTTCCTCCGCGGCCGGCTCGTCGCCGGCCTCCGAGGCCTCCGAGGAGCGGAACAAGAAGCTTGTTCTGCGCCTGTACTCGGAGGCGTTCAACGAGAACAAGACCGACGTGGTGAAGGAGCTCGTCGGCACCGACTACGTGCAGCACGACAAGTCCGTGCCCGGCGGAGCCGACGGGCAGCTCAAGCAGTTCAAGGACCTCAAGGCGAAGATCCCCGGTGCGGTGGCAACCGTCAAGCGCGTGGCCACGGACCGTGACTTGGTGGCCGTGCACTGGCACGCGTCCGCCACCCCGGCGAACGAGGCGACCGGCGAGGCCAAGGTCGACCTGTACCGGGTCGGCAACGGCAAGCTGGTCGAGCACTGGGGCATCACGCAGACCGTCCCGGCGAAGACGGCCAACGGGAACTCCTTGTTCAGCGACGTGTACCGGTACCCGAAGGGTGCACCGAACCTGTCCGAGGAACAGGAGGAGAAGAACCGGAAGTTCGCGGTCGACGCGTACCGCAAGCTCTCCGACGGTGACGCGAACGTGATCGACAAGAGTTGGGATCCGCGGTACTACCAGCACAACCCGGCGATCGCGAACGGAACGGCTCCGCTGAAGCAGTTCCTGCAGCAGGGCACGCAGGGCGACGCCTCGCCCAGCAGCGCCTCCACCGAGGGCGGCGGGACCCGGTTCGGCAACACCCTCGCCGACGGGGACCTGGTGTGGGTGTTCAGCTCCGACTACGTCGTAGCGGACATCTTCCGAGTGGTCGACGGAAAGATCATTGAGCACTGGGACGTGGCTGCCGACGAGCAGTAG
- a CDS encoding protein-arginine deiminase domain-containing protein translates to MSKVRPRAVTALAIAVATVSGTVTAAGAADTGGIRTDLRADVNRDGAVDVSGSSDVAGKTTWSSGRGAIFLPNIGDKQRRCKTRTPDGRWLSNARLEACNDAQGNVVRAPEYLAPLRTVPVDNVSDTAAGGLQLVGAGKSKVRLFLKRGDTWTYVTAGTRVTAAELRAGLQLGLDGRDVIREDWDGRTTVRFTVTDGDRTSTDEVMLRAAPLLTQHHLQRAEQALVVDGNRNDPNQRKFAREFAKEARKAGITKPTYKFKDGSDIWAQDFIEPGYVSMPGPGGKPRVLRVMMRSAQMDRPAGKQVFELRGPGVGVVQVNKGKYDQINSTGNLETIPPYAHDGTSYPAGRIITGRHGSRLPAHTAFLKAQQAQDPLVLDTGWLGIGHVDEFVQFLPADTPRGWKIGIADPEGTLALLRKAQRDGHGHTKVFSIPRSYADGRIPTIDQALSDKKLLKDNAYAARKIKENLALLKRETGVTDAEIVKIPAMFERFGFPGQDGAPRLGAYYPGAVNGVVLAPHKYLAPKQWGPVVTGKDIIAEAVTKAYAKVGTRVRYLDDWRTHHVGGGEIHCGTNTVRAAGTAWWSSPK, encoded by the coding sequence ATGAGCAAAGTGAGGCCCAGGGCCGTGACAGCGCTGGCGATCGCCGTGGCGACCGTCTCCGGCACCGTGACGGCGGCCGGGGCCGCCGACACCGGGGGGATACGGACGGACCTTCGTGCCGATGTGAACCGCGACGGTGCGGTCGATGTCTCCGGTAGTTCCGATGTCGCGGGCAAGACGACGTGGAGCAGCGGGCGGGGCGCGATCTTCCTGCCGAACATCGGTGACAAGCAGCGGCGTTGCAAGACGAGGACGCCGGACGGCCGCTGGCTGTCCAATGCCCGGCTCGAGGCCTGCAACGACGCCCAGGGCAATGTCGTACGGGCCCCCGAGTACCTGGCGCCGCTGCGCACGGTCCCGGTCGACAACGTCTCGGACACCGCCGCCGGTGGCCTCCAGCTGGTCGGCGCGGGCAAGTCCAAGGTCCGGCTGTTCCTCAAGCGCGGCGACACCTGGACCTACGTCACCGCCGGCACCCGCGTCACCGCCGCCGAACTGCGCGCCGGACTCCAACTCGGCCTGGACGGGCGGGACGTGATCCGGGAGGACTGGGACGGCCGGACCACCGTCCGGTTCACCGTCACCGACGGCGACCGCACCTCCACCGACGAGGTCATGCTGCGCGCCGCCCCCCTCCTGACCCAGCACCACCTGCAGCGCGCCGAGCAGGCGCTGGTCGTGGACGGAAACCGCAACGACCCCAACCAGCGGAAGTTCGCGCGAGAGTTCGCCAAGGAGGCGCGCAAGGCCGGTATCACCAAGCCGACGTACAAGTTCAAGGACGGCTCGGACATCTGGGCGCAGGACTTCATCGAGCCCGGCTACGTCAGCATGCCCGGCCCGGGCGGCAAGCCGCGCGTCCTGCGGGTGATGATGCGGTCGGCGCAGATGGACCGCCCGGCCGGCAAGCAGGTCTTCGAGCTGCGCGGCCCCGGTGTCGGCGTCGTGCAGGTCAACAAGGGGAAGTACGACCAGATCAACTCCACGGGCAACCTGGAGACCATCCCGCCGTACGCCCACGACGGCACGTCCTACCCGGCGGGCCGGATCATCACCGGCCGGCACGGCTCCCGGCTGCCCGCGCACACGGCGTTCCTCAAGGCCCAGCAGGCCCAGGATCCGCTGGTGCTCGACACCGGCTGGCTCGGCATCGGTCACGTGGACGAGTTCGTGCAGTTCCTGCCCGCAGACACCCCGCGCGGCTGGAAGATCGGCATCGCCGACCCGGAGGGCACGCTCGCCCTGCTGCGCAAGGCACAGCGCGACGGGCACGGCCACACCAAGGTGTTCTCCATTCCGCGCTCCTACGCCGATGGCCGCATCCCCACGATCGACCAAGCCCTGTCCGACAAGAAGCTGCTCAAGGACAACGCCTACGCCGCCCGGAAGATCAAGGAGAACCTGGCACTGCTGAAGCGCGAGACCGGCGTCACCGACGCCGAGATCGTGAAGATCCCGGCGATGTTCGAGCGCTTCGGCTTCCCCGGACAGGACGGGGCGCCCAGGCTCGGCGCCTACTACCCCGGAGCCGTCAACGGGGTCGTACTCGCCCCCCACAAGTACCTCGCCCCCAAGCAGTGGGGCCCGGTCGTGACCGGCAAGGACATCATCGCCGAGGCGGTGACCAAGGCGTACGCCAAGGTCGGCACCCGGGTGCGCTACCTGGACGACTGGCGCACCCACCACGTCGGCGGCGGCGAGATCCATTGCGGTACCAACACCGTCCGCGCTGCCGGCACCGCTTGGTGGAGCTCCCCCAAGTAG
- a CDS encoding expansin EXLX1 family cellulose-binding protein, with the protein MNTARQAARQRRQRRRLALGTTLVAVTAAAVLAYLAMGWSLPDREAEAGHAAATPRATAQERATTTTGTPSASAKPTATGSPTPTAAAKTRPARPSAKATPKRPPRAAPNTPSLAGRIRPNTPYTGVATAYEAADGNGACLFGPSPDLMIAAMNATDYETSRACGAHVLVRAANGKSITVRITNVCPLPCAPGQLDLSQQAFAKLDDLKVGRIPITWELLSPSTSETISIRYKTGSSPYWCGIQAIGHRNPVARLEVRAGDGWRQLPRTGYNYFLSENGSGCGGSIRVTDIYGERLTITGIAIRPDVVQRTGVQFAQH; encoded by the coding sequence ATGAACACAGCGAGACAGGCCGCGCGTCAGCGCAGGCAACGACGCAGGCTTGCGCTGGGAACCACCTTGGTGGCGGTGACCGCCGCGGCCGTTCTCGCCTACCTGGCCATGGGGTGGTCGCTCCCCGACCGCGAGGCGGAGGCAGGGCATGCCGCGGCCACACCCAGAGCCACCGCCCAGGAGAGAGCCACCACCACGACGGGCACCCCGAGCGCGTCGGCGAAGCCGACCGCGACCGGCAGCCCGACGCCGACGGCCGCTGCGAAGACCCGTCCAGCACGCCCTTCGGCCAAAGCCACCCCGAAACGGCCCCCGCGAGCGGCGCCCAACACGCCATCGTTGGCAGGGCGGATTCGGCCCAACACCCCCTACACCGGGGTCGCCACCGCCTACGAGGCCGCCGACGGAAACGGCGCCTGCCTGTTCGGCCCGAGTCCCGACCTCATGATCGCGGCCATGAACGCCACGGACTACGAGACGTCCAGGGCCTGCGGCGCGCACGTGCTGGTCCGTGCGGCCAACGGCAAGTCGATCACGGTACGGATCACCAACGTATGCCCCCTGCCCTGCGCACCCGGGCAACTCGACCTCAGCCAGCAGGCCTTCGCCAAACTCGACGATCTCAAGGTCGGCCGGATACCGATCACCTGGGAGCTGCTGAGTCCCAGCACGTCCGAGACGATCTCCATCAGGTACAAGACCGGGTCGAGCCCTTACTGGTGCGGCATCCAGGCGATCGGCCACCGCAACCCGGTCGCGCGCCTGGAGGTCCGGGCCGGCGACGGCTGGCGGCAGTTGCCCCGTACCGGATACAACTATTTCCTCTCCGAGAACGGCAGCGGCTGCGGCGGCTCGATCAGAGTCACGGACATCTACGGAGAACGGTTGACCATCACCGGGATCGCGATACGGCCGGACGTCGTGCAACGGACCGGGGTTCAGTTCGCCCAGCACTGA
- a CDS encoding IS630 family transposase, with amino-acid sequence MKKCWTIPPAANAAFAAAMEDVLAVYHRPFDPTRPVVCMDEKPYQLLGHVRDPLPARPGRDRREDNEYVRSGTCSIFCWVEPLRGWRRVDAQPRRTRVDWAHQVEHLLTVDYPDAATVVLVMDNLNTHTTASLYEAFDPAKAFALTQRLEIHHTPKHGSWLNIAEIELSALTRQCLDRRLDDLAVLNAELAAWQQQTNSNQRQVDWQFTTDDARVKLRHLYPTIQRN; translated from the coding sequence GTGAAGAAGTGCTGGACCATCCCGCCCGCTGCGAATGCGGCCTTCGCCGCGGCGATGGAGGATGTCCTGGCGGTCTACCACCGGCCCTTCGACCCGACGCGCCCGGTGGTGTGCATGGACGAGAAGCCGTACCAGTTGCTCGGCCACGTCCGTGATCCGCTTCCCGCGCGGCCGGGCCGTGACCGCCGCGAGGACAACGAGTACGTCCGCTCGGGGACCTGCTCGATCTTCTGCTGGGTCGAGCCGCTGCGCGGATGGCGACGCGTGGACGCGCAGCCCCGCCGGACCAGGGTCGACTGGGCGCACCAGGTCGAGCACCTGCTGACCGTGGACTACCCCGACGCCGCCACGGTCGTGCTGGTGATGGACAACCTCAACACCCACACCACCGCCTCGCTCTACGAGGCGTTCGACCCGGCAAAGGCCTTCGCGCTGACCCAGCGCCTGGAGATCCACCACACCCCCAAACACGGGTCCTGGCTCAACATCGCCGAGATCGAGCTCTCCGCGCTCACCCGCCAGTGCCTGGACCGCCGCCTCGACGACCTCGCCGTACTCAACGCCGAACTTGCTGCCTGGCAGCAACAGACCAACAGCAACCAGCGCCAAGTCGACTGGCAGTTCACCACCGACGACGCACGCGTGAAACTACGCCACCTCTACCCAACCATACAGCGAAATTAA
- a CDS encoding helix-turn-helix domain-containing protein encodes MSAEDRRALERVTTTGVRSASMIRRARVLLALDTSAGEVAPRAVIAERVGVSCDSVRLISKRYAETGGDVWATVGRKERALPPVPSPVTGEVEARLIALACSKPPKGHARWSLRLLEKHVALAEDIPDLDHSTIGRVLKKRNCALT; translated from the coding sequence TTGAGTGCCGAAGACCGTCGGGCGTTGGAGCGTGTGACGACGACGGGGGTCCGCAGCGCGTCGATGATCAGGCGGGCGCGGGTGCTGCTCGCGTTGGACACCTCGGCCGGCGAGGTCGCTCCGCGGGCGGTGATCGCGGAGCGGGTCGGGGTCTCGTGCGATTCGGTCCGCCTGATCTCGAAGCGGTACGCGGAGACCGGCGGCGATGTGTGGGCCACGGTCGGCCGGAAGGAACGCGCACTGCCGCCGGTGCCCTCCCCGGTGACCGGCGAGGTCGAGGCAAGGCTGATTGCGCTGGCCTGCTCGAAGCCGCCCAAAGGACACGCCCGCTGGTCGCTGCGCCTGCTGGAGAAGCACGTCGCGCTGGCCGAGGACATCCCGGATCTGGACCACTCCACGATCGGGCGGGTCTTAAAAAAACGGAACTGCGCCCTCACGTGA
- a CDS encoding MBL fold metallo-hydrolase: MTASFHVLTTGYADTRVAGTVSLLVDGETVVIVDPGMVADRRLILDPLAPHGLAPEGVTDVIFSHHHPDHTLNAALFPEARFHDHMAIYQDDVWEDRNADGYRISPSITLMTTPGHTAEDVSTLATTDEGLVVLTHLWWTAEGPADDPFAPDRDQLRAAREKVLALGPALIVPGHGAPFVPSASTPL, encoded by the coding sequence ATGACCGCCTCGTTCCACGTCCTGACCACCGGCTACGCCGACACGCGGGTGGCCGGCACCGTCTCCCTGCTCGTCGACGGCGAGACCGTCGTGATCGTCGACCCCGGCATGGTCGCGGACCGTCGGCTCATCCTGGACCCGCTGGCGCCCCACGGACTCGCCCCCGAGGGCGTCACCGACGTGATCTTCAGCCACCACCACCCGGACCACACGCTGAACGCCGCCCTGTTTCCCGAGGCCCGCTTCCACGACCACATGGCCATCTACCAGGACGACGTCTGGGAGGACCGGAACGCCGACGGATACCGCATCTCCCCGTCGATCACACTCATGACGACCCCCGGCCACACCGCCGAGGACGTCAGCACCCTCGCGACGACGGACGAGGGCCTGGTGGTCCTGACCCATCTGTGGTGGACCGCCGAGGGACCGGCCGACGACCCCTTCGCGCCGGACCGCGATCAACTGCGGGCGGCCAGGGAGAAGGTCCTGGCACTCGGCCCGGCCCTGATCGTGCCGGGACACGGTGCCCCCTTCGTGCCGTCGGCGTCGACGCCCCTCTAG
- a CDS encoding TetR/AcrR family transcriptional regulator C-terminal domain-containing protein → MPRPRTPLLDRRRIGAAALRIADDQGSLTIPALARELGVAPSALYHHVSGRGEIISLMREELALETSPDDWDASQPWEQALEEWARSYRKAFAAHPGAVPLLATAPLAEPFMHAMYEKVAELLLTAGFTASQVMPLINALESFVLGSALDLVAPPVMVSDVTRETAPHLTAVLDDTPTDHRRAELAFDIGLGALITGFRVLLPR, encoded by the coding sequence GTGCCCAGGCCGCGCACCCCTCTGCTGGACCGCCGACGCATCGGCGCCGCAGCGCTGAGAATCGCCGACGACCAGGGGTCCCTCACCATTCCCGCCCTGGCCAGGGAGCTCGGCGTCGCCCCGTCCGCGCTCTACCACCATGTGTCCGGCCGGGGCGAGATCATCTCGCTCATGCGGGAAGAGCTGGCCCTTGAGACCAGCCCCGACGACTGGGACGCGTCACAGCCCTGGGAGCAGGCCCTGGAGGAATGGGCCCGCTCCTACCGCAAGGCCTTCGCCGCGCACCCCGGGGCGGTACCCCTGCTCGCCACCGCCCCGCTCGCCGAACCCTTCATGCACGCGATGTACGAGAAGGTCGCCGAACTCCTGCTGACCGCCGGCTTCACCGCGAGCCAGGTCATGCCCCTGATCAACGCGCTGGAGAGCTTCGTCCTCGGCTCCGCCCTCGACCTCGTGGCCCCGCCGGTGATGGTCTCCGACGTGACCCGCGAAACCGCCCCGCACCTCACCGCCGTACTCGACGACACCCCCACCGACCACCGCCGCGCCGAACTCGCCTTCGACATCGGTCTCGGCGCCCTGATCACCGGCTTCCGGGTGCTCCTTCCCCGGTGA
- a CDS encoding amidohydrolase, with protein sequence MQADIVFTEGTVRTGDAESPVVDALAVTGGRIIALGPEALAARGRDTEVVDLRGGALLPAFGDGHVHPVMGGLGLLGVPVRECTSMEAIVEAVRHWAGAHPEAEWITGDGFDAWLAPGGRFDARLLDAAVPDRPVVLRTMDHHTAWVNTEALRRAGFNAATPDPDGGEIVRREGSTEPLGTLREFPAMLPVLDLVPQPSHEVQVEALRETAARFAASGVTWMQDAWVEPHHADVWLTAATSGPGLPVRADLGYFLGPEHWRENILRIAAERERVEGAAPGLLTAHTVKFFADGVIESGTAALLEPYSDCPHSHGIANWTPAELAKAVTAVDALGFQPHIHALGDGAVRVALDAIEAATRTNGPRDRRPVIAHAQMIDPADLPRFAELGVIANLQPLWAQPDRLMTELILPKIGPERGSRQYQIAALLASGARIAFGSDWPVTDHEPLRGIATAVTRQTPEGIPDGGWLPQERIDTATALAAYSAGCAYQAFEENKWGVLRPGMWADLVHLAADPVETAPRELADLPVLGTWLAGRRTYGSHVPTPVPAAGR encoded by the coding sequence ATGCAGGCCGACATCGTGTTCACCGAAGGGACCGTCAGGACCGGGGACGCCGAAAGCCCGGTGGTCGACGCACTCGCCGTCACGGGCGGCAGGATCATCGCGCTCGGGCCGGAGGCGCTCGCCGCCCGGGGCAGGGACACCGAAGTGGTCGATCTACGGGGAGGCGCGCTGCTGCCCGCGTTCGGCGACGGACACGTGCACCCGGTGATGGGTGGTCTGGGCCTGCTCGGAGTACCCGTCCGCGAGTGCACCTCCATGGAGGCGATCGTCGAGGCCGTACGGCACTGGGCAGGCGCGCATCCCGAGGCCGAGTGGATCACCGGCGACGGCTTCGACGCCTGGCTCGCCCCCGGCGGCAGGTTCGACGCCCGCCTGCTGGACGCGGCAGTCCCCGACCGGCCCGTGGTGCTGCGCACGATGGACCACCACACGGCGTGGGTGAACACCGAGGCGCTGCGCCGGGCCGGGTTCAACGCCGCCACGCCCGACCCGGACGGCGGGGAGATCGTGCGCCGGGAAGGCTCCACCGAACCCCTGGGCACCCTGCGGGAGTTCCCCGCCATGCTGCCCGTACTCGACCTCGTACCCCAGCCGTCCCACGAAGTGCAGGTGGAGGCCCTGCGCGAGACCGCCGCCCGGTTCGCCGCCTCCGGAGTGACCTGGATGCAGGACGCCTGGGTCGAACCCCACCACGCCGACGTCTGGCTCACCGCGGCGACCAGTGGCCCGGGGCTTCCCGTCCGTGCCGACCTCGGCTACTTCCTGGGGCCCGAGCACTGGCGCGAGAACATCCTCCGGATCGCTGCCGAGCGTGAACGTGTGGAGGGTGCAGCCCCCGGGCTGCTCACCGCGCACACCGTGAAGTTCTTCGCGGACGGGGTCATCGAATCCGGCACGGCGGCTCTCCTCGAGCCGTACAGCGACTGCCCGCACTCCCATGGCATCGCCAACTGGACCCCGGCGGAACTGGCGAAAGCCGTCACCGCGGTCGACGCCCTCGGCTTCCAGCCGCACATCCACGCGCTCGGCGACGGCGCCGTCCGGGTCGCTCTGGACGCGATCGAGGCCGCGACCCGCACCAACGGCCCCCGCGACCGCCGCCCGGTCATCGCCCACGCCCAGATGATCGACCCCGCCGACCTGCCCCGCTTCGCCGAACTCGGGGTGATCGCCAATCTCCAGCCGCTGTGGGCCCAGCCCGACCGGCTGATGACCGAGCTCATCCTGCCGAAGATCGGCCCGGAACGCGGCTCGCGGCAATACCAGATCGCCGCCCTGCTCGCCTCCGGCGCCCGCATCGCCTTCGGCAGCGACTGGCCGGTCACCGATCACGAACCACTGCGGGGCATCGCCACCGCCGTGACCCGCCAGACGCCCGAGGGAATCCCCGACGGCGGCTGGCTTCCCCAGGAGCGGATCGACACCGCGACCGCCCTGGCCGCCTACTCCGCCGGATGCGCCTACCAGGCGTTCGAGGAGAACAAGTGGGGCGTCCTGCGCCCCGGTATGTGGGCCGACCTGGTGCATCTCGCCGCCGACCCGGTCGAGACCGCGCCACGCGAGCTGGCGGACCTGCCCGTCCTGGGCACCTGGCTCGCCGGCCGGCGCACGTACGGCTCCCACGTCCCCACGCCGGTTCCAGCCGCAGGACGGTAG
- a CDS encoding APC family permease: protein MTEPHTSTAPQQPPTTPGPEPTGHLQRATLGVTDIVFFVMAAAAPLTVMAGIAPLAILFGGIGAPVAYLAVGVVLCLFAIGFTAMTPHIRNAGAFYSYIARGLGRPAGLGAALLAVFSYNALQIGTYGAFGFFAAGTANDLLGIDLPWPVYAFAGIAAVWFLGFRSIRVGAKVLATLLIAETAILVLLAGAILVQGGADGLSLASFAPSNVFTSEMSAPLGLAIAAFVGFESTVLYREEARDPDRTVPRATYLAVGFLGLFYTLIVWVIVQAFGDDKAVGTAAQNPAEMFFTAMTRYVGDWATDLQRVLIVSSLLAALLAFHNAITRYGYALSVEGAAPAPLGRIHPKHGSPWVSGIAQTVLAVVVTGVFAAIGVHPYNEFLLWVNTPGVVGILALQTLAACAVVAFFRRNPGAGGAGRLRTVAAPATAALLLAVITGLVCTRLSLFTGAPASVNWTLVALTPVVFAIGAILATRIRRKRPEVYAKIATTDVDSV, encoded by the coding sequence ATGACCGAGCCCCACACCTCCACCGCTCCCCAACAGCCTCCGACAACCCCCGGGCCGGAGCCGACCGGCCACCTGCAGCGGGCCACGCTCGGCGTCACCGACATCGTCTTCTTCGTCATGGCGGCCGCCGCCCCGCTCACCGTGATGGCCGGCATCGCCCCGCTCGCCATCCTCTTCGGCGGCATCGGCGCCCCGGTCGCCTACCTGGCGGTCGGCGTCGTTCTGTGCCTGTTCGCGATCGGTTTCACCGCCATGACGCCCCACATCCGCAACGCGGGCGCCTTCTACTCGTACATCGCCCGGGGCCTGGGCCGCCCCGCCGGACTGGGCGCCGCGCTGCTGGCGGTGTTCTCCTACAACGCCCTGCAGATCGGCACCTACGGCGCCTTCGGCTTCTTCGCCGCCGGCACCGCGAACGACCTCCTGGGCATCGACCTGCCCTGGCCGGTCTACGCCTTCGCCGGGATCGCCGCGGTCTGGTTCCTCGGCTTCCGGTCGATCCGCGTGGGCGCCAAGGTCCTCGCCACCCTGCTGATCGCGGAGACCGCCATCCTGGTGCTGCTGGCCGGCGCGATCCTCGTGCAGGGCGGTGCGGACGGGCTGAGCCTGGCCTCCTTCGCCCCCTCCAACGTCTTCACCTCGGAGATGAGCGCACCGCTCGGCCTCGCCATCGCCGCCTTCGTCGGCTTCGAGTCCACCGTCCTCTACCGCGAGGAGGCCCGCGACCCCGACCGCACCGTGCCCCGCGCCACCTACCTGGCCGTCGGCTTCCTCGGCCTCTTCTACACGCTCATCGTCTGGGTCATCGTCCAGGCCTTCGGCGACGACAAAGCCGTCGGGACCGCGGCACAGAACCCGGCCGAGATGTTCTTCACCGCCATGACCCGCTACGTGGGCGACTGGGCCACCGACCTCCAGCGCGTCCTGATCGTCAGCAGCCTCCTGGCCGCCCTGCTCGCCTTCCACAACGCCATCACCCGCTACGGGTACGCACTTTCCGTCGAGGGCGCCGCGCCCGCCCCCCTGGGCCGCATCCACCCCAAGCACGGCTCGCCCTGGGTCTCCGGCATCGCGCAGACCGTACTGGCGGTCGTCGTCACCGGCGTCTTCGCCGCGATCGGTGTGCACCCGTACAACGAGTTCCTGCTGTGGGTGAACACCCCCGGAGTGGTCGGCATCCTCGCGCTGCAGACGCTCGCCGCCTGCGCCGTGGTCGCCTTCTTCCGCCGCAACCCCGGCGCCGGTGGGGCAGGACGCCTGCGCACGGTCGCCGCGCCCGCGACCGCCGCACTCCTCCTGGCCGTGATCACCGGACTGGTCTGCACCCGCCTCAGTCTCTTCACCGGCGCCCCGGCCTCCGTCAACTGGACGCTCGTCGCGCTCACTCCGGTCGTCTTCGCGATCGGCGCGATCCTCGCCACGCGGATCCGCCGCAAGCGCCCGGAGGTCTACGCAAAGATCGCCACCACCGACGTCGACTCCGTGTGA